The Oscillatoria salina IIICB1 genome contains the following window.
CCGATTACGACAACTTTGATGGGGATAGGAGCATTCGACGAACATAATCCCCTTTCGGTAGGAATGTTGGGAATGCACGGGACGGCTTATGCTAATTTTGCTGTTTCGGAGTGCGATTTGTTGATCGCTGTGGGAGCGAGATTTGACGATCGCGTTACGGGTAAGTTAGACGAATTTGCTTGTCGGGCGAATGTTATTCATATTGATATCGATCCCGCCGAAGTTGGCAAAAACCGCGCTCCAGATGTACCAATTGTTGGCGATGTACGTCAAGTTTTGCAACAAATCTTACAACGCGCCGACCAATTAAATTTACCGGAATCGCGCGATCGCACTGCTGAATGGTTAACGCGCATCGATCGCTGGCGCAATGATTATCCTTTGGTCGCTCCTCAATACCCAGATAGCCTCTCTCCCCAAGAAGTTATCGTCGAGTTGGAACGACAAGCGCCTCACGCATATTACACCACTGATGTCGGTCAACACCAGATGTGGGCGGCACAATTCTTGAAAAACGGTCCCCGTCGTTGGATTTCTAGCGCAGGTTTGGGAACAATGGGTTATGGCTTACCCGCCGCAATGGGCGTAAAAGTGGCAGTTCCTGACGAAGAAGTTATCTGTATCAGTGGCGATGCTTCGTTCCAAATGAATTTGCAAGAGTTGGGTTGTTTAGCACAATATGGTATAAATGTCAAGACCATAATTATTAATAACGGTTGGCAAGGAATGGTACGCCAATGGCAACAAACCTTCTTCGGCGAGCGTTATTCCTCATCAAATATGCAATTAGGAATGCCTGACTTTGAAATCTTAGCCAAAGCTTACAGGATCAAAGGAATGGTAATTTCGTCTCGCGCAGAATTGCCAGACGCGATCGCCGAAATGTTAGCCCACGACGGTCCAGTCTTAATCGATGCACGGGTGAAGAGAGACGAAAACTGCTATCCAATGGTCGCTCCCGGCAAGAGCAACGCGCAAATGATTGGTTTACCCGAACAAAATCGACTTGACAAAGCCGCCGAATTGATATATTGCAGCAATTGCGGCGCCAAAAATATCGCCCTCAACAAATTCTGTCCTGAGTGCGGTACAAAACTGTAGGGGCAAACCCCCCGTGGTTGCCCCTATTTCTCGTGGGGGCAAACCCCCCGTGGTTGCCCTTAACTCAGCTAGTTTAGTACGCTCCTCGCTCTGAAGAAAGCTTGCAGTGGTTTAGTCATACTGCCGTTAGAGCCAATCTAACCGTTGTTTCTTACTTACCGGGATTTCGACCTACTAGAGCGAAGAATCACGTAGATTTTCGTTTTACTCGCTATCAACTATTGTACTAACTTTCTAGTTTCTTTTCAATCAAAGTCGCCGTAGAACAGCGAGGCTTTAAACCCATTTTTTTTGGTAAGAAGCAATTTCTCTTGCAGCTTGAGATTTATCTAATCCTCCTAAGTGATATCCGGCTTTTTGAAGGATTGTTTCCAAAGCTTCCCAAGTTCCTCCCTTAATGGCATCAGGATCTCGATATTTAGATTTATTAGCAAGATTTTTATTGATTCTCGGATAAGCTTTAATTATTGCTTCAATATCTCCAAAAAACCAAGCTTCAAGTTCCTCAATAATAATTCGATTCAAAACTTGAAATTTTTGTTTATTTGTCGCTGAAGACTTAGTTAGTAAGTCAACATCACTTGCTATTTTTTCTAACTTATGTTTAAGTTTTTGACAATCTTCTCGATCTCGATCTAATAAAATAACTATTTTCCAATCATCAGTTATCCAAGCTTTATATCCTTTTAGCCTTGCGGGTAATTTCTTAAGTAAATCAGGTTTTCCTTGAAAGGGGTGAATATTAAAAGTTATATCTCGATCGAGAATTTTGGGTAAGATTAATTCTAAAAATACTTGACTTGAATATTCCTCTACTAAAAACTCTAGATGCAAAGTAAATCGCTCCCTTACATTTTTGTGTTAATTTTTTTCCTAGGCGCACCATGATTTTTAAGAGGATTACCAAATTCAAAAAAGTCTTCCATCCACAAAGAACCTAATAATGCACCATTTTCTATAAATTCTTTAATACCTTGCATATCAGCAGTACGTTTAGCTTGAGTATAACCCTTTTCATCTCGATACAATACCCAGATTTGCTCCGGTTTGAGTCTATTAACAAAAAACGGTGAATGTGTTGTTACCATCAATTGTGTATTTGCAGAAGCATGACGGCACTCTTCAGCAAGTTCCGGTAATAAACGAGGATCGAGATGATTCTCTGGTTCTTCGATACCAATAAGCTGAGGCGGATCTGGGTCGTACAAAACTGTTAAGTATGCTAACATTTTTAAAGTACCATCAGAAGCAAATTTAGCTAAGATTGGAGTAGCGAAAGGAGCATCTTTAATCTGTAGTAATAGCCTGCCATCTTGCATAATTGATGGTTGAACTTTTTCTAAGCGAGGTACGCGAGAAGAAAGTTTCTCCAGAATTTCATTTAACTGTTGCGGATGTTGTTCTTTTAGGTACTGAATCACATTTGGTAAATTATCTCCTGTAGGAGAGAGTCTTTCTTGTGCGCCTGCTTCGGGAATACTACGAGTATTGTCTGCTGTTATATACGAAAGATGCCAATCTGTAACGAAGCGACGTAAGGCACTAACGCGAGGGTGTTTGGCAAACTGTCCAAGGGTGCTTACGGCTAGATATTCAGCAGACTCTAGCTGCTCATATATTCGCTCATCTTGTTCATCAGGCATTTCTCCAGTAATTACTTTTCCTTCTCCTTCTTTAAAGTCAAGAAACTTAAAAGGTTTACCCCTTTGTCCTCTTCGCCATTGCAACCACTCTTCAGCTACGAATGGTCCTTTTACTCTTTCTGCGATCGCTAAGTGATAAGTAATTAAAGGAGATTTTTGGGTTTCTCTATATTTGAGTTCAAAAACTATATTTCCTTCTGTATCTCTCGTCCGTAGTTCTCTAAATCTTCCTCGTCTATCCCAAGCTTTTCTTAATCCATCGGTAAAACTTTCTGCTAAAAAAGCAAAAACATCAAAAATTGTAGATTTGCCGCTACCATTGGGACCCAGAAAAACCGTGAGAGGAGTTAAATTTTTTAATTCTAAGTTATGCAAAGCCAGGTAATTTTGAACTCGGAGGTATTCAATTCTAGGAATAGATTGTTTAGGCATTGTGTATCTTGTTTTTTTGTTCAGATATTGTTATAGCTATTTTAAGCTAATATCTTACTAAATTTAAGTTAGAAGCACTGAGCCTAAGAAAGAAAATTAAGCAAATTATGCTATTATCGAGCCGGAGTCTTAAGCAGTACGTTCCCTAGCAGAGCTAGGGAACCAGGGAAAAAAGGTGAATTTGTTTAAGCTAGCAATCTAGTAACAGGAAGACTAACATCAGGAAACGCCAGAAGCGAGACAGAACCAGAAGTTAGCCGTTGTTCGGAGGTATAATCACCATTATTGGGGTGACGATAGATAATCAGTTGACGCGAGATCAAATCCACAACCCAATAATCGTTAATTTCGGCGATCGCATAAACAAGGCGTTTCTCTTCCGTATCCTTAGCCAAACTCGAATTAGCAAACTCAATAATCAAGTAAACATCAGCAGGAGAGGGATGCGATCGCAAATAAGACTGAGGCTTCACCAAAGCTAGATGCGGTTCCGGTTCGCTGTTACTCTCTTCAATTGTAATCGGTTTCGCCGCACGAACTCGATAGCGACCTTGAGCAGCACCGATCGATAATTCCATCGTATCGGTACTTTTCTCAGCATGAGCGGGTCCTTCCGGCGACATTTCAACAATTAACCCCTTAAGTAATTCCACACGACGAGAGACAAGCAAACCAGTTTCAATCATCCGGTGGTACTCAGCAAGTGTCCAATGGGCGATCGCGGTAGTCATGAATTTCCCAACCTCGTAAAAAAGCCTAGCCTAACTACGAACTTCTAGCCCGCAAAGCCTGAATTATTTCTTCAGCTTTCGGACTCATCTTATCACTTTCCTGAGCAATAGTTTCGCATCTTGCTAATAATGGCGGAACGAAATCCGGTTCTAATTGACCAATTAATAATTCCAGAGGTTGAGGATTTTCAATTTGATGAGAAATTGCCTCAACGGAAGAATCAGGAAAATGTACTGAGTGAATTTCGTTAATCACATCTGCGCGAGTTTTATCAGGATAAACCGCTAAAATCATCTCCACCAAAACTTGATTCATAATCGCTTGTTGAGACTGAGATTTCGTCAAAAAAGCTTCACTTTCCTGATAAATAGTTTCCGGATTGAAATTAGCTGCTTTACCTTGTTTAGCCTCATAAAAACGAGCAGCAGCATAACCAACCGCATACAGCATTGCCGCATTACTCGCCGCACCAACAAAAGCCCCAACACCAGGAATAATCTCGACAAAATTCAAACCCAGTTTAACAGCATTAAAACCACCTGCCAAAGCAAAAATTGTCACCACCTCACCGCGACGAGAAGGTTCTTTTAGATCGAGATTATAAGCAGCAGCAATTTGATAAACCAACTCAGCTTGCATTTGCGTCGTTGCAGCTAATTCAACACCAAACAAAATTGCTGCAAAAGGAGGAAGTAAATTCGTAAATAGTCCCAAACGTCCCGCATTCAAAGCTTGTTCGACCATCAAACGATGAGCAATTTCGCTTTCACTTTCTTGAGGATATTCTGACTTAAATTTATTTACCTTAGCTTCAACTTCGGCAACATCCACCTCACCCAACAAACTTAATAACCAATTTGCCTTAAAAAACTTCACAGTTTGGCGCAAAAAAGGTAAATCTGCGATCGCCTCCAGAGTAGTACCAGTTCCCGCGATCGCGCCAGCCAGTAATTTTTCCGCCTCCCCAAAAGCAGTTTCGAGAACTTCTTGAGAAGTTTTACCTACTGTCTCAGCAACATCAGTAACAGCTTGAATTGGGTCAGGATTATTTTGAGTGTTCGTCATAGAAATTTAGCTTAATAATTGATAGATTAAACCTAGAATAACACCGATAAAAACCAACTTACCCCGACCAAAAGAAAGAAAAATTGGGGATTGGGTTCAGTGAACAGGGAACAGTGACCAGTGAACAGTGGTGAACAGTGAACAGTTTATTCCCTAATTGCTTTTTGTCTCCAATATCTATTGGTAAATGAGTTCTTATAATGAGTAACATAAAAAATATGTATCTAAACATACAATTTTGGGGAAATTTAGCCTATTTATCAAGATATGATGACATTACAGCCCCCTTCCACAACTTACCTGCAATAGTTGCGAGCTTCAAAATTCAATCAGCCTTTAGCTTTTATTGTCCGTATAGGAACTCCGGCGAAACTCTTAGGGTTTAGGAGTCTGTGGAATGGGATGTAAGTTAAAGTTCCCCAAAATCCATGCCAAGAAAAAGATCTTTGGACTACCTGCCTCATACAGAATCAGCCGATCGCGCAATTCGCCTAAGACAACATCAGTACCTCTTCTATTGGCTTTCGATCGCCGCCGGACTAATTTTTCTACAGGGG
Protein-coding sequences here:
- the ilvB gene encoding biosynthetic-type acetolactate synthase large subunit, with product MSNSRSLTMKPSRQTGAYALIDSIVRHGVKHIFGYPGGAILPIYDELYRAEARGDIEHILVRHEQGASHAADGYARATGKVGVCFATSGPGATNLVTGIATAHMDSIPMVVVTGQVARAAIGTDAFQETDIFGITLPIVKNSYVVREATDMARIVAEAFHIASTGRPGPVLIDVPKDVGLEEFDYIPVEPGDVKLPGYRPTVKGNPRQINAALQLIEESKQPLLYVGGGAISANAHPELKELAERFQIPITTTLMGIGAFDEHNPLSVGMLGMHGTAYANFAVSECDLLIAVGARFDDRVTGKLDEFACRANVIHIDIDPAEVGKNRAPDVPIVGDVRQVLQQILQRADQLNLPESRDRTAEWLTRIDRWRNDYPLVAPQYPDSLSPQEVIVELERQAPHAYYTTDVGQHQMWAAQFLKNGPRRWISSAGLGTMGYGLPAAMGVKVAVPDEEVICISGDASFQMNLQELGCLAQYGINVKTIIINNGWQGMVRQWQQTFFGERYSSSNMQLGMPDFEILAKAYRIKGMVISSRAELPDAIAEMLAHDGPVLIDARVKRDENCYPMVAPGKSNAQMIGLPEQNRLDKAAELIYCSNCGAKNIALNKFCPECGTKL
- a CDS encoding DUF4276 family protein, which encodes MHLEFLVEEYSSQVFLELILPKILDRDITFNIHPFQGKPDLLKKLPARLKGYKAWITDDWKIVILLDRDREDCQKLKHKLEKIASDVDLLTKSSATNKQKFQVLNRIIIEELEAWFFGDIEAIIKAYPRINKNLANKSKYRDPDAIKGGTWEALETILQKAGYHLGGLDKSQAAREIASYQKKWV
- a CDS encoding AAA family ATPase yields the protein MPKQSIPRIEYLRVQNYLALHNLELKNLTPLTVFLGPNGSGKSTIFDVFAFLAESFTDGLRKAWDRRGRFRELRTRDTEGNIVFELKYRETQKSPLITYHLAIAERVKGPFVAEEWLQWRRGQRGKPFKFLDFKEGEGKVITGEMPDEQDERIYEQLESAEYLAVSTLGQFAKHPRVSALRRFVTDWHLSYITADNTRSIPEAGAQERLSPTGDNLPNVIQYLKEQHPQQLNEILEKLSSRVPRLEKVQPSIMQDGRLLLQIKDAPFATPILAKFASDGTLKMLAYLTVLYDPDPPQLIGIEEPENHLDPRLLPELAEECRHASANTQLMVTTHSPFFVNRLKPEQIWVLYRDEKGYTQAKRTADMQGIKEFIENGALLGSLWMEDFFEFGNPLKNHGAPRKKINTKM
- a CDS encoding Uma2 family endonuclease is translated as MTTAIAHWTLAEYHRMIETGLLVSRRVELLKGLIVEMSPEGPAHAEKSTDTMELSIGAAQGRYRVRAAKPITIEESNSEPEPHLALVKPQSYLRSHPSPADVYLIIEFANSSLAKDTEEKRLVYAIAEINDYWVVDLISRQLIIYRHPNNGDYTSEQRLTSGSVSLLAFPDVSLPVTRLLA